From the genome of Adhaeribacter pallidiroseus:
TGTCTAAATAACACTTATAATTTTTTAAAATTCCAATTTAGTTGTACTAAACTCAGAAAACAGCTAAATTTTAATACTTTGCTAAAGATCTCACCAACACGTGTAAATTTTAATAATTGTATTTTAACCGTAATTTTTAGAGCTAAATACCCGCCAGATTTAAAAAAAACGAAGCTTGATTCCTAGGTTCTAACGAGTAAAACTAAACTATCCCTATTCCCCACGCGTTACAGCCTTGATCTAGAAGTTAATTGTCCGAAAGAATTTTAACTTTGCTGCGTTTTTTTAAATTTTATGATGCTTTCTCTTTTTAATACTTATAACCGGTTAATCTTTTTTTTAAACTGCGTTTTATTCTTGTCGGCTTGCCAGGAAACGGCTACTATTAAAGCCACGGCTCCTAGCTTGCCGGTAACCGCAGCGCCTGCTTTTAAACGCAAGCTGTCTACGGTTACCGTTCCGGTTTCTTTTCAAACGGCCAGCCTCGAGAACAAACTCAACCAAGAACTAAACGGCATATTATACAAAGACGATAATCTGGAAGGTGATAATCTGGCGGTTACCGTAAGTAAAACCGGTCGGTTAGGCATAAGGGCAGAACAAAACAGAATTTATTTTACGGTACCTTTACACATTTTTGCGAAAGGCCGGTGGCAATGGGAACCCTGTAAAATATGCCCCAAAATAGATAAAAGCGAAAGCACCGAGTTTGACGTAGTGGTAAAAACCGAAAGCTTGCTCTCGTTTACCGAAGATTATAAGGTAAAAACCGTTACTACCGGCGATTTTGACTGGGGCGCCACCAAACCTACTCTAACCATTGGTCCGTTGCAAATTGGATTAGCCCGATTTGTAGAACCTGCCATGCAGAACCAGATGGCCCGTTTGTCGGGTATGCTGGACCAGGAAATTCAAAACCGCCTTAATATTAAACAGTATGTGCAAGAAGCTTGGTTAAAGTTACAACAACCTATTCAGCTGGACAAAACATATAATGCCTGGCTAACGGTTACGCCTCAGGATATTCGTATTTCGCCGTTACAAGCCGCGAATGGGCAATTAAACCTGCGCATTGGGTTTAACTCTTTTATTGAAACCGTTACTAACGGCAAACCCCAGGCAAAAGTAAATCCTAATCTTCCTAAACTAATAACCGACAATCGTTTAACGGATAACGTGCAAATAGGCTTAATTGGCGAGGTACCTTACGCTCACGCTACCCAGCTTTTAAAAGAACAAGTAACCGGTAAAACGTATCATTTCGAAAATGGAAAGCAACAAATTACGGTAAATAACGCCGAAATAAGTGGCAGTGGGGATAAACTGGTGGTAATGCTGGATGTAAACGGCCAGGCCAAAACCGGTTTGTTTACCAAGAAAATTGTAGGTAAAGTGTTTTTAAAAGCTATCCCGTACTACGATGCCGCCACCAGCAGTATCCGGGTCCGTGACGTGGATTACGATTTAAAAACCAAAGACCAATTGCTAAAAACGGCTAGCTGGCTGGCCAAAGGCCGGTTTATTCATAACCTACAAGAACAAATTAATTTTCCGGTAAAAACGCAATTAGAGCAGGCCCGCAGTATGCTGCAAAAATCCCTGGATCAATCGGCCCGCATCAACGACAATGTATTACTAAAAGGTACTATCCGCTCCTTTACGCCCGATAATATCTATCTTACGCCTACTTCTATTAAAGCGGTAGTAAACGCCCAAGGCAATTTAATGGTGCAGATTGTAAAAATTTAAAAATTAATGGCCTGAGAAGCATAACTGGGTAGTGCGGACAACTGCGGGTACAAAGGGTAGCTGGGTGACTTACGTTTTATAGGTGGTTTTCAGTTGTTTTAAATGTTACTGGCGTGGGGCATAGGCGTTCCCGCCGGCAGAATTGCTTTATCTTCGTAAGACTGCCTTAATTCTTTGATTTGTTGATGGCTATACGTTACGAGTAAGGCACCTGCCATTATGAAAAAGAACCGTCCGCTGCTGGTAGTTGCCAGGTAAGAGGGCAACGAGGCCCCAAACAACCGGATGTAATAAACAAAAATAATATGCCAGAAATAAACCCAGGCGGAGTTTCTGGAAAGAAATATAATGAGCTGGCTGTTGCCAAATTTTTTAAAAAAAGTATAATCCAGCAACCGGTAAAGCAGAAAACTCACAAACAACCCGTACGACAGGTAATACAATTGGGGCGGATACTTGAACGCCTGAACTGTTGAAAAATCATTTTGATAACTCAGGAACAGAAAAAGGCCTAAAAACCCCAGGCAAGCGCCGGTAACTTCCCGCTGACTTAGTTTGGTAAGCCGGATCCCTAACGCTACAATAAAACTATAACTTACGCCGTAGATAATAACTTCGGCATACAGGGTTCGGGCCACGCCGTCCAGGTAATGGTTTATATTATCTAAGGCCTTGTACACCACCGGCAAAGCATCGTGTACATACAATAACAGGGCGTAACCCGCATAGCTGCCCGCGATTAACAAATAATAAAGCAAATTGCTCTTTACCCGCTTACTTATTTTTAAAATAAACGGGCTTAACAAGGCCACCAAAAAAGATATTTTAATAATCCAAACGTAGCCAATACCATTGGTTAGAGCGTACGATTGCATTATTTTAGCCCCACTGAAGTAATACTTTTGGCCGGTAGCCACCGCAACGAAGTAAAAAAGAATAAAAAATAAAGTCAGGAAGGTCCAGGCCGGCACTACCAACCGCTGAAACCGCTTTTTTACGTATTGGGGGTAAGAGATATTTTTTTCAGCGCTACTTAAGTAAAAAGAATGACCTAGTAAGAGCATCATCAAAACCACGTTAAAATTACGTATTTCAAAGATTCCACTATGGGGTTTACTATGGCCTAAAATAATACATGTAATGGCGATGGCCCGTAATAGGTCTATTTTAGGGTCTCTTTTTTTATATTTGTTTTCAAATTACCTCCAGATTTGAAGTACAAATTTATAAACAATTATTTATATTATTTATAAAATATATATTAAAATTTATATATAATATTAACTTGTTCCTCCTGGTTTAAGTTTTCCGTCGTTTTGGCTTTGAATAAAGAAATGTTACCAAGCGATGTCTTAGGTATTACCAACCCAAAAGTACCCTTTGAATATTAATTAAGGAATTAAAAGCTTTCTATTTAAAAAGCCCGATGTGCATGTGCCTGTAATAAGGGTACCTGGTGGGTGATTGAAATTTTACACAATTCTGTAAAAACCTTGTAACTGGTAACAGCTAGCTACTCCTTATTTTTGCCGGATAAAAATTTAAAAATCATGAAAACTTTAAAATTTAAAACCAATATTAACTGCGCCAATTGTGTGGCAACCGCTAAACCCTACCTGGATGCTTTACCCGCTCCAACTACTTGGGAAGTAGATACCGCCAATCCCGAGAAAATATTAACCGTGCAAGGAGAAGCTGTTTCGGTGCCCGATGTTATTGAAAAAGTAAAGCAGGCCGGCTTTAAAATAGAAGAACAAAAAAGCTTATTCGGCAAATTATTTTCGTAAATCGTTAACTTGCGGCCCTTACTTTAATTAGATATGGTATGCGCATAGAGCAGTTCGAAGATAAAGGCTTGGCCCATTTCTCTTATGTAATCAGCAGCGAAGGGCAAATGGCGGTAATAGATCCGGCCCGTAATCCGCAGCCTTACTACGATTACGCCAACCTGCACGATTTGTGTTTAATAGCCGTGATTGAAACCCACCCGCACGCGGATTTTGTGAGCAGCCACCAGGAAATTGCCCATACCAAAGAAGCAACCATTTACGCCAGCAAACTTACCGGTGCGGCCTATGCGCATAAAACCTTCGACGAAGGCGACAGCCTCCAAATTGGCGAGATTACCCTGCACGCCCTAAATACCCCGGGGCACTCGCCGGATAGCATTTCGGTGCTGGTGAAAGACGAAAACAACCAGGCAGTGGCGCTTTTCTCCGGCGACACCTTGTTTATCGGCGATGTAGGCCGCCCTGACTTACGGGAAAACACTGGTAGCATTACTGCCAAACGCGAAGAACTGGCCCGGCAAATGTATTATTCTATTCGCGAAAAAATTATGGCATTGCCTGATACTGTTACCGTATACCCCGCCCACGGGGCAGGCTCTTTGTGCGGCAAAGGCATGAGTGAAGCCAAACAAAGCTCCATTGGAGCCGAAAAAAAAAGCAATCCGGCGTTGCAACCCATGTCGGAAACCGATTTTTTAAAATATTTACTCGCCGACCAGCCTTTTGTACCCAAATATTTTCCGTTTGCCGTGGACCTGAACAAACACGGCGCGCCATCTTACCGGCAAAGCCTGGCGCAGGTACCTTATTTACCGCCGCACAGTGCGTTTGATAAAAACACGCTACTCATCGATACCCGACCGCAGCAATTATTTAAGCAAGGGCATATACCCGGGGCCATTAATTTGCAGGATGGTTTAAAGTTTGAAACTTGGCTAGGGTCGGTTGTTGGGCCCCAGGAAAAATTTTACGTAATCGCGGAATCAGAAGAAGCTTTAGAAACCATAATTGCCAAAACAGCTAAAATCGGGTACGAACGCCAAATAAAAGGCGGTTTGATAAATCCGGCTAACCAAACCGAGAAATCAGCCTTAGTTGATGTGGATGTATTTAAAAACAATCCGGATGCCTATACCATTATTGACATCCGAAACCACAACGAAGTAAAAGAAGGTAAGTTTTTCCCTACTGCCCTAGTTATTCCTTTACCGGAATTGCGCGAAGCCGTAAACGCTATTCCCACCAACAAACCAATTCTGGTGCATTGCGCCGGTGGTTATCGTTCGGCCGCTGGGGCCTCTATCATCGCCCGTAAAATTAAAGATCAACCGGTGTACGATTTAAGCGAAGCTGTTAAAGATTTTTCCTAAGGTAGTTTCGGGAAAACGAAAAAAGAAAACAATTAAGGCGCAGCATTTTTAAGCAGAGCCGGTAGCAGAAGCATGGCTGGTCTGGCTTTTATTTTTTCCTCGTTCGTCGATACATTTTGCTTTTTTACCGATACTTAAAAGCGGCTTATCCTGCAATTCTGTTCTTTTACTTATGTTTCGTTCGAAGGCGTTTACGCTGTTTACCCATGCTTTATGTTGGCTGCTTTTTTTTAGCCTGCCTTTACTTTTTTTAAATCAGCGGTCCGAAACGGAGCAGTTTACCGCTATTATTCAAACACTGGCTTACTGGCTGTTTTACGGGTGTTATATTGGGCTTTTTTACCTACACGGCTACGTGCTCCTGCCCCGTTTTTTCCTGCAAAAAAAATATTTTGCC
Proteins encoded in this window:
- a CDS encoding MBL fold metallo-hydrolase; translated protein: MRIEQFEDKGLAHFSYVISSEGQMAVIDPARNPQPYYDYANLHDLCLIAVIETHPHADFVSSHQEIAHTKEATIYASKLTGAAYAHKTFDEGDSLQIGEITLHALNTPGHSPDSISVLVKDENNQAVALFSGDTLFIGDVGRPDLRENTGSITAKREELARQMYYSIREKIMALPDTVTVYPAHGAGSLCGKGMSEAKQSSIGAEKKSNPALQPMSETDFLKYLLADQPFVPKYFPFAVDLNKHGAPSYRQSLAQVPYLPPHSAFDKNTLLIDTRPQQLFKQGHIPGAINLQDGLKFETWLGSVVGPQEKFYVIAESEEALETIIAKTAKIGYERQIKGGLINPANQTEKSALVDVDVFKNNPDAYTIIDIRNHNEVKEGKFFPTALVIPLPELREAVNAIPTNKPILVHCAGGYRSAAGASIIARKIKDQPVYDLSEAVKDFS
- a CDS encoding heavy-metal-associated domain-containing protein yields the protein MKTLKFKTNINCANCVATAKPYLDALPAPTTWEVDTANPEKILTVQGEAVSVPDVIEKVKQAGFKIEEQKSLFGKLFS
- a CDS encoding acyltransferase family protein, producing the protein MDLLRAIAITCIILGHSKPHSGIFEIRNFNVVLMMLLLGHSFYLSSAEKNISYPQYVKKRFQRLVVPAWTFLTLFFILFYFVAVATGQKYYFSGAKIMQSYALTNGIGYVWIIKISFLVALLSPFILKISKRVKSNLLYYLLIAGSYAGYALLLYVHDALPVVYKALDNINHYLDGVARTLYAEVIIYGVSYSFIVALGIRLTKLSQREVTGACLGFLGLFLFLSYQNDFSTVQAFKYPPQLYYLSYGLFVSFLLYRLLDYTFFKKFGNSQLIIFLSRNSAWVYFWHIIFVYYIRLFGASLPSYLATTSSGRFFFIMAGALLVTYSHQQIKELRQSYEDKAILPAGTPMPHASNI
- a CDS encoding DUF4403 family protein → MMLSLFNTYNRLIFFLNCVLFLSACQETATIKATAPSLPVTAAPAFKRKLSTVTVPVSFQTASLENKLNQELNGILYKDDNLEGDNLAVTVSKTGRLGIRAEQNRIYFTVPLHIFAKGRWQWEPCKICPKIDKSESTEFDVVVKTESLLSFTEDYKVKTVTTGDFDWGATKPTLTIGPLQIGLARFVEPAMQNQMARLSGMLDQEIQNRLNIKQYVQEAWLKLQQPIQLDKTYNAWLTVTPQDIRISPLQAANGQLNLRIGFNSFIETVTNGKPQAKVNPNLPKLITDNRLTDNVQIGLIGEVPYAHATQLLKEQVTGKTYHFENGKQQITVNNAEISGSGDKLVVMLDVNGQAKTGLFTKKIVGKVFLKAIPYYDAATSSIRVRDVDYDLKTKDQLLKTASWLAKGRFIHNLQEQINFPVKTQLEQARSMLQKSLDQSARINDNVLLKGTIRSFTPDNIYLTPTSIKAVVNAQGNLMVQIVKI